The Pyrenophora tritici-repentis strain M4 chromosome 8, whole genome shotgun sequence genome contains a region encoding:
- a CDS encoding Med15 multi-domain protein: protein MTQMFHDNNASRSNENLATTPNEQRQSYISDKGTPNMNGHVRTGSISPDSRQVPWQPVMASPPQPQQDRQRLDPEEWVMQRASQHLPVMYGHGRSKSHTPPPFGRTHSGDWSHIQRSPQGSPGPAFPPSRPLSRGAELLLDQRPTTLSAREQEQVARMTNTPLLDLSQNSNKKVQNQPPTGLTGYIDHREKEKAAHKVNRMSYTPAMQSEIDRRTMQAQQRQIMEVQQRQMMEAQQRQQQMVQQQVQQQQYAMAQSTYAPSMMGTPSGMGAPSVMGAPSVMGAPSMMGTPSMMGTPSVMGMPTGPGTPLGMPGMAFSTPSQMHPMYQPQQQQYFPQQTPTPHMHVPGGWGTPTPQSSGGQYFPQQQQQPTTQAYGASFDQAQQAARHAHQQQQGQYRR, encoded by the coding sequence ATGACTCAAATGTTCCATGACAACAATGCCTCGCGCTCAAATGAGAATCTTGCGACAACTCCAAATGAGCAACGACAGTCGTACATTTCTGACAAGGGTACACCAAATATGAACGGACATGTACGCACTGGCTCGATTTCTCCAGACTCACGCCAAGTCCCATGGCAGCCAGTCATGGCATCGCCACCGCAACCACAACAAGACAGGCAGAGGCTAGACCCCGAAGAGTGGGTCATGCAGCGTGCTTCCCAGCATCTGCCCGTCATGTATGGACATGGCAGGAGTAAATCGCACACTCCCCCACCTTTTGGTCGCACCCATTCTGGAGATTGGAGCCATATTCAACGATCACCTCAGGGCTCACCAGGACCTGCCTTTCCCCCTAGCCGCCCGTTGAGTCGCGGAGCTGAACTACTACTCGACCAGCGACCTACAACTTTGTCGGCTCGTGAACAGGAACAGGTGGCTCGCATGACGAACACCCCGCTGCTTGATCTTTCACAGAACTCTAATAAAAAGGTTCAGAATCAGCCTCCGACTGGATTGACTGGATACATTGACCACCGGGAAAAGGAAAAGGCAGCTCACAAAGTTAATCGCATGAGCTACACACCAGCTATGCAGTCTGAGATTGATAGGCGCACAATGCAAGCCCAGCAACGGCAGATAATGGAGGTTCAGCAGCGCCAGATGATGGAAGCCCAGCAACGCCAGCAGCAGATGGTACAACAACAAGTGCAGCAGCAACAATACGCAATGGCGCAGAGCACTTATGCGCCAAGCATGATGGGAACGCCAAGCGGTATGGGTGCACCGAGCGTGATGGGTGCACCAAGTGTCATGGGGGCACCCAGTATGATGGGAACTCCTAGTATGATGGGTACCCCCAGTGTCATGGGTATGCCAACGGGACCCGGGACACCATTAGGAATGCCTGGTATGGCGTTCTCCACGCCCAGTCAGATGCATCCAATGTACCAGCCGCAGCAACAGCAGTACTTTCCTCAGCAAACGCCCACACCGCACATGCATGTTCCTGGAGGCTGGGGCACACCCACACCGCAATCCTCTGGAGGGCAGTATTTCccacagcaacagcagcagccaACCACGCAGGCATACGGCGCAAGTTTTGATCAAGCACAACAGGCCGCGAGACACGCACATCAACAGCAACAGGGCCAGTACCGACGATGA